A single region of the Salvelinus sp. IW2-2015 linkage group LG20, ASM291031v2, whole genome shotgun sequence genome encodes:
- the LOC111981206 gene encoding caspase recruitment domain-containing protein 10 yields the protein MGRLIDILHGRGQRGLQAFMESLEFYHPXQYTQLTGQQPTQRCSIILDEEGPEGLTQFLLLEVRKMREQLRGSRVCERRLSQRCRVAEEERSRAERKTLDLRHDRL from the exons ATGG GACGTTTGATTGACATCCTGCATGGGCGGGGCCAGCGTGGCCTGCAGGCCTTCATGGAGTCTTTGGAGTTCTACCACCCKGWGCAATACACTCAGCTCACTGGACAACAGCCCACCCAGCGCTGCTCCATCATCTTGG ATGAGGAGGGTCCAGAGGGCCTGACTCAGTTCCTGCTGCTCGAGGTGCGTAAAATGAGGGAGCAGCTGCGGGGGAGCCGCGTGTGTGAGCGCCGCCTGTCCCAGCGTTGCCGTGTGGCCGAGGAGGAGCGCAGCCGGGCTGAACGCAAGACACTGGACCTACGACATGACCGGCTGTAG